CAGCCGAGCGTCTGGCTAAACTCCTCGCGGCCTAGACAACCGACCACGTGTTGCAACGACCACTAGAAACCGCCCTGCGCGTGCGGGCCCTTCGTCGGCCCGGCCCAGTGGCCCGGCGGCCAGCAGATCAACCAAGTGGCTCAGCCCAGGGTGACGACCGTCCGCAGCGCCTCGCCGCTGCGCATCTGCGCGATCGCCTCGTTCACGTCCGCCAGCCCCACCCGGTGCGTGACCATGCCGTCCAGGTCGATCCGCCCGGCCCGCCACAGGTCCACGACCAGCGCGACCGTGGACGCCACCGGCGCCCCGCCGTACAGCGAGGGCAGCAGGCGCTTCTCGTTGAAGAAGAGCTCGCCCATGGAGAACTGCACCGGGTCGTCCTGTGCCCCGGCGCCGATCACGACCACCGCGCCACCGCGCCGCGCCGCGTCGTACCCGGCCCGCACGGTCGCCGCCCGACCGACCGCCTCGAAGACGTAGTCGAACCCGCCGCCGGGCAGGCCCTTCGCTGCGGCCTTCAGCTCCTCCGGAGCGATCGCGTCGGTCGCGCCGAAGGCCAGCGCCCGCTCCCGCCGCGACACCACCGGGTCGACCACGGTGATCCGGCCCGCCCCGCACGCCCGGGCGCCCTGCACGGTCGCGACCCCGACGCCGCCCGCGCCGATCACCGCCACCGACGCGCCGGGCTCCACCCGCGCGGTGTTGACGGCTGCGCCGACGCCGGTGGTCACCCCGCAGCCGATCAGCGCGGCGGCCTCGTACGGCAGGTCGGCGGGCAC
The nucleotide sequence above comes from Streptomyces kaniharaensis. Encoded proteins:
- a CDS encoding alcohol dehydrogenase catalytic domain-containing protein — its product is MRAAVLHKTGQDTLDVREDVTAVGFGPGMVRVRMRAASLCHSDLSAMSGVLPQPAPFVPGHEGAGDVVEVGEGVRGVTPGDRVVLCWMAPCGGCAHCERGRGHLCVASLRRLGAPAFRFEEGGAAVEASGFYGTGAFAEEVVVAADAVIKVPADLPYEAAALIGCGVTTGVGAAVNTARVEPGASVAVIGAGGVGVATVQGARACGAGRITVVDPVVSRRERALAFGATDAIAPEELKAAAKGLPGGGFDYVFEAVGRAATVRAGYDAARRGGAVVVIGAGAQDDPVQFSMGELFFNEKRLLPSLYGGAPVASTVALVVDLWRAGRIDLDGMVTHRVGLADVNEAIAQMRSGEALRTVVTLG